A region of Burkholderiales bacterium JOSHI_001 DNA encodes the following proteins:
- a CDS encoding outer membrane protein/peptidoglycan-associated (lipo)protein (PFAM: OmpA family), with protein sequence MPDIEEMTPGQILADTNVATFLSELGLGIARAQTALDENSLNTAVALATTRPEFSNRSLLDLGFSPAFYHYQHADLEVSLQITMRVERSTSVRVGLNFGINHSTGSSNQGDGEARITVNFGGGAPALAAVRLAEAGPGVLTVGATTVNLLSGAAVSPNVSVVANSLSRTARALADRMSDPPEAVPEVLLATVELVEGGTALTATTNSPTAFDVGQPNRIVVLDRAARPARAWLSITGPGNASFNGSDTATWAAAPSAVEAASTAIDALTALDANVLFKGRTAAEPFHVNFALDKADVFQPSNDLDVLEPLIDFLKDNNSIAVEVVGHCDATGNERRNDPLSLQRAQTVHAYLLRRGVSATQLAAAPVGRGERELLVNVQTAEVRNRRVEVRLLGAVTDVVAVRSAAPGASATWDTGRPTVAAGGSVLSATNGSNAVPLGSGAKVTLSGHDFVANGATTSATEHPFVPGASAASAASALAQVILTEAHIDAVAEGPVVRLLPLGSHALIRLQSQGRNAAANSLTLNATGSLSREAPFAGASAGGEPAAGDTVTIGATVLTCTTDASPTTRQFAKGTDAATTATNLAAAVGRVSGMQGTAAAAVVTVRGLSGTRLATSNPQAFELSAATLSGEAPTPQRTESNTTVAAGLSVDVAYARRFGMEVTGNSRIAARLVSLPAPVELLDEIRTFLGPNPSASPAPAPTPAPAPAPTPGG encoded by the coding sequence ATGCCCGACATCGAGGAAATGACACCCGGCCAGATCCTGGCCGACACCAACGTGGCCACCTTCTTGTCCGAGCTGGGCCTGGGCATCGCCCGCGCCCAGACCGCGCTGGACGAGAACTCGCTGAACACCGCGGTGGCCCTGGCCACCACGCGGCCGGAATTTTCGAACCGTTCGCTGCTGGACCTGGGCTTCTCGCCCGCCTTCTACCACTACCAGCATGCCGACCTGGAGGTGAGCCTGCAGATCACCATGCGGGTGGAGCGCAGCACCTCGGTGCGGGTGGGGCTGAACTTCGGCATCAACCATTCCACCGGCAGCAGCAACCAGGGTGACGGCGAAGCCCGCATCACCGTCAACTTCGGCGGCGGCGCCCCGGCGCTGGCCGCGGTGCGCCTGGCCGAGGCCGGGCCCGGCGTGCTGACCGTGGGCGCCACCACCGTGAACCTGCTCAGCGGCGCGGCCGTCTCACCCAATGTGTCGGTGGTGGCCAACTCGCTCAGCCGCACCGCACGCGCACTGGCCGACCGCATGAGCGACCCGCCCGAGGCCGTGCCCGAGGTGCTGCTGGCCACCGTGGAACTGGTCGAAGGCGGCACGGCCCTCACCGCCACCACCAATTCGCCCACCGCGTTCGACGTGGGTCAGCCCAACCGCATCGTGGTACTGGACCGCGCGGCCCGGCCGGCACGTGCCTGGCTGTCCATCACCGGGCCCGGCAACGCCAGCTTCAACGGCAGCGACACCGCCACCTGGGCCGCCGCGCCGTCCGCGGTGGAAGCGGCCAGCACGGCCATCGACGCCCTGACCGCACTGGACGCCAACGTGCTGTTCAAGGGCCGCACCGCGGCCGAGCCCTTCCACGTGAACTTCGCGCTGGACAAGGCCGACGTCTTTCAACCCAGCAACGACCTGGACGTGCTGGAGCCGCTGATCGATTTCCTGAAGGACAACAACAGCATCGCCGTGGAAGTGGTGGGCCACTGCGACGCCACCGGCAACGAAAGGCGCAACGACCCGCTGTCGCTGCAGCGGGCGCAGACCGTGCACGCCTACCTGCTGCGCCGCGGCGTGTCGGCCACGCAACTGGCCGCCGCGCCGGTGGGCCGGGGGGAACGCGAACTGCTGGTGAACGTGCAGACCGCCGAGGTGCGCAACCGGCGCGTGGAAGTGCGGCTGCTGGGCGCGGTGACCGACGTGGTGGCGGTGCGCTCCGCAGCCCCCGGCGCCAGCGCCACCTGGGACACCGGCCGGCCCACCGTGGCCGCCGGCGGCAGCGTGCTGTCGGCCACCAACGGCAGCAACGCGGTGCCGCTGGGCAGCGGCGCCAAGGTCACGCTGTCGGGCCACGACTTCGTGGCCAACGGCGCCACCACCAGCGCCACCGAACACCCCTTCGTGCCCGGCGCCAGCGCCGCCAGCGCGGCCAGCGCGCTGGCCCAGGTCATCCTCACCGAAGCCCACATTGACGCGGTGGCCGAAGGCCCGGTGGTGCGCCTGCTGCCGCTGGGCAGCCACGCCCTCATCCGGCTGCAAAGCCAGGGCCGCAATGCCGCCGCCAACAGCCTGACGCTCAACGCCACGGGCAGCCTCAGCCGCGAAGCGCCGTTTGCCGGCGCCAGCGCAGGCGGCGAGCCCGCCGCCGGCGACACCGTCACCATCGGCGCCACGGTGCTCACCTGCACCACCGACGCCAGCCCCACCACGCGCCAGTTCGCCAAGGGCACGGACGCCGCCACCACCGCCACCAACCTGGCCGCCGCGGTGGGCCGGGTCTCGGGCATGCAGGGCACCGCCGCCGCCGCTGTGGTGACGGTGCGGGGGCTGTCGGGCACGCGGCTGGCCACCAGCAACCCACAGGCCTTTGAGCTGTCAGCGGCCACGCTGTCGGGCGAAGCGCCCACGCCGCAGCGCACCGAAAGCAACACCACCGTGGCCGCTGGCCTGAGCGTGGACGTGGCCTACGCGCGCCGCTTCGGCATGGAAGTGACCGGCAATTCCCGCATCGCCGCGCGGCTGGTGAGCCTGCCCGCGCCGGTGGAACTGCTGGACGAGATTCGCACCTTCCTCGGACCCAACCCCTCGGCCTCGCCGGCGCCGGCGCCCACACCGGCCCCGGCGCCCGCGCCCACGCCCGGCGGCTGA
- a CDS encoding putative SAM-dependent methyltransferase (PFAM: S-adenosylmethionine-dependent methyltransferase), whose translation MARMKKIVLRDGKERSLLRRHPWVFQGSIAKGSADAGETVRVEGHDGRFLAWAAFSPTSMIRVRAWSFDEAERIAPAFFERRIQRAVALRARLPIASNGVRLIHGEADGLPGLIVDRYDDTLSAQFLSAGTERWRDTIAEQLCAATGCTRLYERSDSGVRGLEGLPARSGWLKGDGATEVTINEHGWRLTLDVAEGHKTGFYLDQRDNRALLARWVKHFGCRKVLNCYCYTGGFSVAAFAGGAQQVVSVDSSAPALQRARAHMDLNGFGDRDAQFADADVNQFLRDALQRGETFDAIVLDPPKFAPTAAHADRASRAYKDINRLGLKLLNPGGLLLTFSCSGGIGAELFHKIVAGAGLDAGVNAAILQRLEGACDHPTTIEFPEGEYLKGLALLKA comes from the coding sequence ATGGCGCGCATGAAAAAGATCGTCCTGCGCGACGGCAAGGAACGCTCCCTGCTGCGTCGCCACCCCTGGGTGTTCCAGGGCAGCATCGCCAAGGGCAGCGCCGACGCCGGCGAAACGGTGCGGGTTGAAGGCCACGACGGCCGCTTCCTGGCCTGGGCCGCGTTCAGCCCCACGTCCATGATCCGGGTGCGGGCCTGGAGCTTCGACGAAGCCGAGCGCATAGCCCCCGCCTTCTTTGAACGCCGCATCCAGCGTGCCGTCGCGCTGCGCGCGCGCCTGCCCATTGCCAGCAACGGCGTGCGCCTCATCCACGGCGAAGCGGACGGCCTGCCGGGCCTGATCGTGGACCGCTACGACGACACGCTGAGCGCGCAGTTCCTGTCCGCTGGCACCGAACGCTGGCGCGACACCATCGCCGAACAGCTGTGCGCCGCCACCGGCTGCACGCGCCTGTACGAACGCAGCGACTCGGGCGTGCGCGGCCTGGAAGGCCTGCCCGCCCGCAGCGGCTGGCTGAAAGGCGATGGCGCAACCGAAGTGACCATCAACGAACACGGCTGGCGCCTGACGCTGGACGTGGCCGAAGGCCACAAGACCGGCTTCTACCTGGACCAGCGCGACAACCGCGCGCTGCTGGCGCGTTGGGTGAAGCACTTCGGCTGCCGCAAGGTGCTGAACTGCTACTGCTACACCGGCGGCTTTTCGGTGGCGGCCTTCGCCGGCGGCGCACAGCAAGTGGTGAGCGTGGACTCGTCGGCGCCCGCGCTGCAGCGGGCCCGCGCGCACATGGACCTGAACGGGTTTGGCGACCGCGACGCGCAGTTCGCCGATGCCGATGTGAACCAGTTCCTGCGCGACGCCCTCCAGCGCGGCGAGACCTTCGACGCCATCGTGCTGGACCCGCCCAAGTTCGCGCCCACCGCGGCGCATGCCGACCGCGCCAGCCGCGCCTACAAGGACATCAACCGCCTGGGCCTGAAACTGCTGAACCCGGGCGGGCTGTTGCTGACCTTCAGCTGCAGCGGTGGCATCGGTGCCGAGCTGTTCCACAAGATCGTGGCCGGCGCCGGGCTGGACGCGGGCGTGAACGCGGCCATCCTGCAGCGCCTGGAAGGCGCGTGCGACCACCCGACGACGATTGAATTTCCCGAGGGCGAGTACCTGAAGGGCCTGGCCCTGCTGAAGGCCTGA
- a CDS encoding putative hydrolase or acyltransferase of alpha/beta superfamily, which produces MSLLAPRPLVRPIVLVHGAWGGAWIWKRVLAPLRAAGHEVHAVTLTGDGERAHLRHARIGLADHIRDVVAGVQAEELQHVLLVGHSYGGMVITGAADALLDTAPASVDALVYVDAMVPLPGEGWGHGHSPALQAERRAAAAKHDNALPPADPEGFGLTGADRDWLLRRQVPHPFGPYGEPLQFNGERWAALPRHFIDCHEPAYPTIEPSRQRVRSLPNWQLHRLATGHCPMVSAPAALAALLLEVAADPAGLGPAGAEGADPAS; this is translated from the coding sequence ATGAGCCTTCTCGCCCCCCGCCCCCTCGTGAGGCCCATCGTGCTGGTGCATGGCGCCTGGGGCGGCGCCTGGATCTGGAAGCGCGTGCTGGCGCCGCTGCGCGCGGCCGGGCACGAGGTGCATGCGGTCACGCTCACCGGCGACGGTGAACGCGCGCACCTGCGCCACGCCCGCATCGGCCTGGCCGACCACATCCGGGATGTGGTGGCCGGGGTGCAGGCCGAAGAACTGCAGCATGTGCTGCTGGTGGGCCACAGCTATGGCGGCATGGTGATCACCGGCGCGGCCGACGCGTTGCTGGACACCGCCCCCGCCAGCGTGGACGCGCTGGTGTACGTGGACGCCATGGTGCCGCTGCCCGGTGAGGGCTGGGGCCACGGCCACTCACCCGCCTTGCAGGCCGAGCGCCGCGCCGCTGCCGCAAAGCATGACAACGCCCTGCCCCCGGCCGACCCCGAAGGCTTTGGCTTGACCGGCGCCGACCGCGACTGGCTGCTGCGCCGCCAGGTGCCGCACCCCTTCGGCCCCTACGGCGAGCCGCTCCAGTTCAACGGCGAACGCTGGGCCGCGCTGCCGCGCCATTTCATCGACTGCCACGAACCCGCCTACCCCACCATCGAGCCCAGCCGCCAGCGCGTGCGCAGCCTGCCCAACTGGCAGTTGCACCGCCTGGCCACCGGGCACTGCCCCATGGTCAGCGCGCCCGCGGCACTGGCGGCGCTGTTGCTGGAGGTGGCCGCCGACCCCGCGGGCCTGGGCCCGGCAGGGGCCGAAGGGGCCGACCCGGCCAGCTGA
- a CDS encoding putative enzyme (PFAM: Antibiotic biosynthesis monooxygenase) encodes MILEVADIRIRPGEQAAFDEAIARGLDTVISKAAGYRRHQVWKGIESPERYLLQIEWDTLEAHTVGFRGSPAFAQWRAIVGPFFAGPPTVEHFTLL; translated from the coding sequence ATGATTCTGGAAGTGGCCGACATCCGCATCCGCCCCGGCGAACAAGCCGCCTTCGACGAGGCCATCGCGCGCGGCCTGGACACGGTCATCTCGAAGGCCGCCGGCTACCGCCGCCACCAGGTGTGGAAAGGCATTGAATCGCCCGAGCGCTACCTGCTGCAGATCGAATGGGACACGCTGGAAGCGCACACCGTGGGCTTTCGCGGTTCACCCGCGTTCGCGCAGTGGCGCGCCATCGTCGGCCCCTTCTTCGCCGGGCCGCCCACGGTGGAGCACTTCACGCTGCTTTAG
- a CDS encoding transcriptional regulator (PFAM: AsnC family): MKIPLDPVDQRLLELLQDDASRSNQALAEAAHVSPATALRRVKRLVDGGVIERQVALLALDGLGGLTALVELQLDRQGAEHLDAFEQRAVADPAVQQCWRVSPGPDFVLVAWLPDMDAYQALVQRLFTQDANVRNVKTYFATKRAKFAPKVPLRPDPKAA, translated from the coding sequence ATGAAGATCCCCCTTGACCCCGTGGACCAACGCCTGCTGGAGTTGCTGCAGGACGACGCTTCACGTTCCAACCAGGCCCTGGCGGAAGCCGCGCATGTGTCGCCGGCCACCGCCTTGCGGCGGGTGAAGCGGCTGGTGGATGGGGGCGTCATCGAACGCCAGGTGGCCCTGCTGGCCTTGGACGGCCTGGGGGGCCTGACCGCGTTGGTGGAGTTGCAGTTGGACCGCCAGGGCGCCGAGCACCTGGACGCCTTCGAGCAGCGCGCCGTGGCCGACCCGGCGGTGCAGCAGTGCTGGCGCGTCAGCCCCGGGCCGGACTTCGTGCTGGTGGCCTGGTTGCCCGACATGGACGCCTACCAGGCCCTGGTGCAGCGCCTGTTCACGCAGGACGCGAACGTGCGCAACGTGAAGACCTACTTCGCCACCAAGCGCGCCAAGTTTGCGCCCAAGGTGCCTTTGCGACCCGACCCTAAAGCAGCGTGA
- a CDS encoding glucosamine--fructose-6-phosphate aminotransferase, isomerizing (PFAM: SIS domain; Glutamine amidotransferases class-II~TIGRFAM: glucosamine--fructose-6-phosphate aminotransferase (isomerizing)), with the protein MCGIVGAVSNRNIVPVLVEGLKRLEYRGYDSCGVAVHQAGALRRTRSTSRVAELDAQVAAEKVEGGTGIAHTRWATHGVPAVHNAHPHFSGDKIALVHNGIIENHDELRAELRAKGFEFTSQTDTEVIAHLVAHLYDGDLLDAVQRATLRLKGAYAIAVFCRDEPHRVVGAREGSPLVLGVGQGENFLASDAMALAGVTDQIAYLEEGDVVDLQLGKHWITQRQADGSYKSVQREVRTVHAHTGAAELGPYRHYMQKEIFEQPRAIADTLEAVGGISPELFGDSAYKILQGVDRVLILACGTSYYSGSTAKYWLESIAGIPCSVEIASEYRYRDSVPDPRTLVVTITQSGETADTLAALKHARSLGMNNTLTICNVATSAMVRECALHFLTRAGVEIGVASTKAFTTQLVGLFLLTLALAQQRGRLSEEQEAQHMKALRHLPAAVQAVLALEPQVVAWAEEFAKKENALFLGRGMHYPIALEGALKLKEISYIHAEAYPAGELKHGPLALVTSAMPVVTIAPNDALLEKLKSNLQEVRARGGELFVFADADTHIQSEPGVRVIRMPEHYGALSPILHVVPLQLLAYHTACARGTDVDKPRNLAKSVTVE; encoded by the coding sequence ATGTGTGGCATCGTCGGCGCGGTCAGCAACCGCAACATCGTCCCGGTTCTGGTGGAAGGCCTGAAGCGCCTGGAATACCGCGGTTATGACAGCTGCGGCGTGGCGGTGCACCAGGCCGGCGCCCTGCGCCGAACCCGCAGCACCAGCCGCGTGGCCGAGCTGGACGCCCAGGTGGCGGCCGAGAAGGTGGAAGGCGGCACCGGCATCGCCCACACCCGCTGGGCCACGCACGGCGTGCCGGCGGTGCACAACGCCCACCCGCACTTTTCGGGCGACAAGATCGCGCTGGTGCACAACGGCATCATCGAAAACCACGACGAGCTGCGTGCCGAGCTGCGGGCCAAGGGCTTTGAATTCACCAGCCAGACCGACACCGAGGTCATCGCCCACCTGGTGGCCCACCTGTACGACGGCGACCTGCTGGACGCCGTGCAGCGCGCCACCTTGCGCCTGAAGGGCGCCTACGCCATCGCGGTGTTCTGCCGCGACGAACCGCACCGCGTGGTGGGCGCGCGCGAAGGCTCGCCCCTGGTGCTGGGCGTGGGCCAGGGCGAGAACTTCCTGGCCAGCGATGCCATGGCCCTGGCCGGCGTGACCGACCAGATCGCCTACCTGGAAGAAGGCGACGTGGTGGACCTGCAGCTGGGCAAGCACTGGATCACCCAGCGCCAGGCCGACGGCAGCTACAAGAGCGTGCAGCGCGAAGTGCGCACCGTGCACGCCCACACCGGCGCGGCCGAGCTGGGCCCCTACCGCCACTACATGCAGAAGGAAATCTTCGAGCAGCCGCGCGCCATTGCCGACACCCTGGAAGCGGTGGGCGGCATCAGCCCCGAGCTGTTCGGCGACAGCGCCTACAAGATCCTGCAGGGCGTGGACCGGGTGCTGATCCTGGCCTGCGGCACCAGCTACTACAGCGGCAGCACCGCCAAGTACTGGCTGGAGTCCATCGCCGGCATTCCCTGCAGTGTGGAAATTGCCAGCGAATACCGCTACCGCGACAGCGTGCCCGACCCGCGCACCCTGGTCGTCACCATCACGCAAAGCGGTGAAACCGCCGACACCCTGGCCGCGCTGAAGCATGCGCGCAGCCTGGGCATGAACAACACCCTGACCATCTGCAACGTGGCCACCAGCGCCATGGTGCGTGAATGCGCGCTGCACTTCCTGACCCGCGCCGGTGTGGAAATCGGCGTGGCCAGCACCAAGGCCTTCACCACCCAGCTGGTGGGCCTGTTCCTGCTGACGCTGGCGCTGGCACAGCAGCGCGGCAGACTGAGCGAAGAACAGGAAGCCCAGCACATGAAGGCCCTGCGCCACCTGCCCGCCGCGGTGCAGGCCGTGCTGGCGCTGGAGCCGCAGGTGGTGGCCTGGGCCGAAGAATTCGCGAAGAAGGAGAACGCGCTCTTCCTGGGCCGCGGCATGCACTATCCCATCGCGCTGGAGGGTGCGCTGAAGCTGAAGGAAATCAGCTACATCCACGCCGAGGCCTACCCCGCGGGCGAGCTCAAGCACGGCCCGCTGGCCCTGGTGACCAGTGCCATGCCGGTGGTGACCATTGCCCCCAACGACGCGCTGCTGGAAAAGCTGAAGAGCAACCTGCAGGAAGTGCGTGCGCGCGGCGGCGAGCTGTTCGTGTTCGCCGACGCGGACACCCACATCCAGAGCGAGCCCGGCGTGCGCGTGATCCGCATGCCCGAGCACTACGGCGCGCTGTCACCCATCCTGCACGTGGTGCCGCTGCAATTGCTGGCGTACCACACGGCGTGTGCGCGGGGGACGGATGTGGACAAGCCGCGCAACCTGGCCAAGTCGGTCACTGTGGAGTGA
- a CDS encoding NACHT domain protein (PFAM: NACHT domain): MNSEIKASAIPLAGYVYQTLQGVDLLCDWLDAPTRYVRIRFECDDDEVAPQGLDDVVAERQDGRVDVTQVKFTPSPEKYALDWDWLLTKPGKVGGTSRSLVRKWFDALAAIDPKRLGEVCLITNRAPDLAMETCLAGGAFIDYKKAPADVQTKVEADLRGEANALRLFQVLRVFHSDKGYSSLEHHVTSRLRKHSTGEGIETLKNRAVQWAIQKKLPAPEGWITFEVLQSTLRLIAPEPLPEDFVIPAGYKAPDAAFHAQFLGEVRSIPNRPIVLTGPPGRGKSTYLSRVCETLGKLGVPFIRHHYYLSATDRTADRYTSYAVEEALLAQIQKFHTGVGAPDRDLARALAECAAKYKADGKPFVAIIDGLDHVWRTQGFDKRPLDQLFDQLLPAPENLVIVVGTQPVDDAQLPNRLLAAAPRVTWHELPAMSADSVLHYLRRQVDQGRLTVHGAPPHDDQELEGAAAELRSRTAGHPLHVIYASEELVRTGRDLSKWSVEQLSGDLSQDATTYYASLWFRLSASQRNVLRLICGFPFFWPKTAFAQLAALAGTAAPDVGAVEHLLYASPAGLRAFHESLIVFIKQTENFQAELEGLTGHVEAWLSATAPDALRVNWLWAVRAQQGKPEELIDGLQRDWVVGRLQEGYPKELFEDLLANAEEHALQRIRYADAYRLRHLKTRLLNSLSYQLMDEDAARLRACTWTLATDDGVIDEAFASRHETSVAEVAALGTALMRRGKGRQGEICGREALRRARGESRFSSRNDSRAKALYLAKSLALLRTLDGPIAETAKWIDQRWEGMGRKVFEAYVDRGDLRRLVQLAVELQDPVRKALACESALRTAALAGVDLSAWAEFGALRCGALVGCLSALAGRGEAIWLRSTDLQWHEGGYEESRAALSDLAHDWFFGAARVKLTAAAPMSLLKAPVFQRRENISEYLDVMSRLGGRVAKHWKAGTPVKFSNLYEDFGSVQPFKYYSSYDLSSGAKDFRRTLHGIAVDIHLLSVRSGGPALVDVGDLNHALEQAWFDADAFREQYALRLTKVLSDEAADSFIRRQMAGFDANVNEETGVRMMAMLELCEMASNPAR; this comes from the coding sequence GTGAACTCTGAAATCAAGGCGTCGGCGATTCCACTTGCCGGTTACGTCTACCAAACCCTGCAAGGGGTGGATCTGCTCTGCGACTGGCTTGATGCGCCGACTCGATATGTCCGTATTCGCTTCGAGTGCGACGACGATGAAGTTGCTCCGCAAGGCCTAGACGACGTCGTTGCTGAACGACAAGACGGCCGCGTCGACGTCACGCAGGTGAAGTTCACGCCTTCGCCGGAAAAGTACGCTCTCGACTGGGACTGGCTATTGACGAAGCCGGGCAAAGTCGGCGGCACCTCGCGGTCGCTTGTCCGTAAATGGTTCGACGCTCTTGCTGCGATCGATCCCAAGCGCCTCGGCGAGGTTTGCCTTATTACAAACCGCGCTCCGGACCTGGCGATGGAGACCTGCCTCGCCGGCGGAGCGTTCATTGACTACAAGAAGGCGCCAGCCGACGTTCAGACCAAGGTTGAGGCAGACCTTCGCGGCGAGGCAAACGCGTTGCGCCTTTTCCAGGTGTTGAGGGTCTTCCACAGTGACAAGGGCTACAGCTCGCTGGAGCACCACGTCACCAGCAGGCTACGCAAGCACTCAACGGGTGAGGGCATCGAGACCCTCAAGAACAGGGCGGTGCAATGGGCGATTCAGAAGAAGCTGCCAGCACCGGAAGGCTGGATCACCTTTGAGGTTTTGCAGTCCACTCTGCGGCTCATCGCCCCGGAGCCGCTTCCCGAAGACTTCGTCATCCCAGCCGGGTACAAGGCCCCTGATGCGGCATTCCATGCGCAGTTTCTGGGTGAAGTTAGGTCGATCCCGAATCGTCCTATCGTTCTGACAGGGCCGCCTGGCCGAGGCAAGAGCACGTATCTCAGCAGGGTCTGCGAGACGCTCGGCAAGCTCGGTGTTCCTTTTATTCGGCACCACTACTACCTGTCCGCGACAGATCGCACGGCCGACCGCTACACCAGCTACGCAGTGGAAGAGGCTCTGCTTGCCCAGATCCAGAAGTTCCACACCGGCGTCGGAGCGCCGGATCGGGACCTAGCCCGAGCATTGGCCGAATGCGCGGCCAAGTACAAGGCTGACGGCAAGCCGTTCGTCGCAATCATTGATGGCCTGGACCATGTGTGGCGAACTCAGGGCTTTGACAAGCGGCCACTGGACCAGCTCTTCGACCAGTTGCTCCCCGCGCCGGAAAACTTGGTCATCGTCGTAGGTACGCAGCCCGTCGATGACGCACAGCTTCCCAATCGGCTGCTGGCGGCAGCGCCTCGCGTCACATGGCATGAGCTGCCCGCGATGTCTGCAGATTCAGTGCTGCATTACCTGCGTCGACAGGTTGACCAAGGTCGACTGACTGTTCACGGTGCCCCCCCTCACGACGACCAGGAGCTCGAGGGGGCTGCGGCTGAACTGCGTTCTCGTACCGCCGGCCACCCGCTGCACGTCATCTACGCCTCCGAGGAGCTCGTTCGAACCGGCCGCGACTTGTCCAAGTGGAGCGTCGAGCAGCTCTCAGGCGATTTGAGCCAGGACGCCACGACGTACTACGCCTCCCTTTGGTTTCGCCTGAGCGCCAGTCAACGGAACGTCCTGCGTCTCATTTGCGGCTTCCCCTTCTTCTGGCCCAAGACTGCATTTGCCCAGCTGGCTGCGCTGGCGGGAACTGCTGCGCCTGACGTCGGGGCCGTGGAGCATCTGCTGTACGCCTCGCCTGCAGGCCTACGAGCGTTTCACGAGAGCCTTATCGTCTTCATCAAGCAGACGGAGAACTTTCAAGCCGAGCTGGAAGGGCTCACTGGCCATGTAGAGGCCTGGTTGAGTGCGACGGCGCCTGATGCCTTGCGTGTGAACTGGCTGTGGGCGGTTAGGGCGCAGCAGGGGAAGCCTGAAGAGCTCATTGATGGCCTTCAGCGGGACTGGGTAGTCGGGCGTTTGCAGGAGGGCTACCCCAAGGAGCTCTTCGAAGATCTGCTGGCAAACGCGGAAGAGCACGCGCTTCAGCGGATTAGATATGCCGATGCCTACCGGCTGCGACACCTGAAAACTCGCCTTCTCAACAGCCTGTCGTATCAGCTGATGGACGAGGATGCCGCTCGGCTGAGAGCCTGCACCTGGACGCTCGCCACTGACGACGGCGTGATTGACGAGGCCTTTGCCTCGCGCCATGAGACGTCGGTGGCCGAAGTGGCTGCCCTTGGGACGGCGCTCATGAGGCGTGGAAAGGGTAGGCAAGGGGAGATTTGCGGGCGTGAGGCCTTGCGCAGGGCGCGGGGCGAGAGCCGGTTTTCCTCACGAAACGATTCGCGCGCCAAGGCGCTCTACCTCGCGAAGTCCCTCGCGCTGCTTCGCACGTTGGACGGGCCAATTGCGGAGACGGCCAAGTGGATTGACCAGCGGTGGGAAGGCATGGGGCGCAAGGTCTTCGAGGCCTACGTCGACAGAGGCGATCTGCGCAGACTCGTCCAGCTTGCCGTCGAGCTGCAGGACCCAGTACGCAAGGCGCTTGCCTGCGAGTCCGCCCTCCGTACCGCAGCTCTTGCAGGTGTTGACCTGTCTGCCTGGGCCGAATTCGGCGCGCTCAGGTGTGGTGCATTGGTTGGCTGCTTGAGCGCGCTTGCCGGGCGAGGCGAGGCAATTTGGTTGAGGTCTACCGATCTTCAGTGGCATGAAGGTGGATATGAGGAAAGTAGGGCTGCGCTAAGTGACCTCGCGCACGACTGGTTCTTCGGAGCAGCGCGCGTCAAGCTGACGGCCGCTGCTCCAATGTCGCTGCTCAAGGCGCCAGTCTTTCAGCGGCGGGAGAACATCTCCGAGTATCTCGACGTCATGAGCCGCTTGGGTGGGCGCGTGGCCAAGCACTGGAAAGCGGGAACGCCGGTCAAGTTTTCGAACCTGTATGAGGACTTTGGCTCGGTCCAGCCGTTCAAGTACTACTCCAGCTATGACTTGAGCAGCGGCGCCAAAGACTTCAGGCGGACGCTTCACGGCATAGCGGTCGATATCCATCTCCTCAGCGTTCGTTCTGGAGGTCCTGCCTTGGTGGATGTCGGCGACCTCAACCACGCTTTGGAACAGGCTTGGTTCGACGCTGATGCTTTCAGGGAGCAGTACGCCTTAAGGCTGACGAAGGTGCTTTCGGATGAAGCGGCGGACTCGTTCATTCGCCGCCAGATGGCAGGTTTCGACGCAAACGTCAACGAAGAGACCGGCGTGCGGATGATGGCCATGCTTGAGCTATGCGAGATGGCCAGCAATCCTGCTCGCTGA